The following nucleotide sequence is from Pseudomonadota bacterium.
GGAAAACCGACGTACGCAAGGGAATCGAGTAGTTCAGAGACAGGTGTTGTACCTGGGGGAGATCAATGACAGTCAGAAAGCAGCTTGGTGTAAAACCATCGAGGTGCTCCAGGAGGGGCGGGCACACCAACCCAGTTAGCGATCTTCCCAGAAGACCGGACGGCGCCTGCCTTGGACTGTGAGGTTGCGAGAATCAAGCTCCGTGAGGTGCGATTGTATCGTCCCCGGCAATGGGGTGCCTGCTGGCTGGCCTGTCAACTGTGGGAGCAGTTGAGGCTGGATGAGTTTTGGTCTGACAAATTACCCGCCTGCTTGGACAAGTGGTTGCCGCATAAGCAGGGCCTGTTTTCGTATCTCGGGCAACGCTGGCAGGCGCTATTCGATGTGGGTTTTGAGGTGCTGCTCTACGATTTGACCAGCACCTATTTTGAATCGGATCCGCCCGAGGAAGGCAAACGGAAGTTCGGTTACAGCCGCGACAAGCGCCCCGACTGCGTGCAGGTGGTGATTGCCTTAATCGTAACCCCGGAAGGAATTTCCCTTGGCCTATGAAGTGATGCCGGGGAATACTTCGGACAAGACCACCTTGGGCGGCTTTCTAAAGAGTATCGAGGAACACTACGGACGAGCCCATCGCACCTGGGTGATGGACCGCGGGATCCCGACCGCAGCGATCCTCGCCCAAATGCGCACGGCCGAGACGCCCGTTCATTATTTGGTGGGCACGCCCCGGGGACGTTTGAGCACGCTGGAAAAAGAGTTTCTCAAGCTACCCTGGGAGCAGGTCCGTGAGTCGGTGGAGGTCAAACTTCTCGACCAAGCGGGCGAGCTTTATATACTATCGAGAAGTGCGGGCCGGGTGCACAAGGAGCGCTCGATGCGTCGGCGGCGATTGAAAAGACTCGTCAAACGCCTAGGTGAGATCCAACAACAAAAACTCTCTCGTGATGAACTGCTGATCAAACTCGGCGCGGCCAAGAAAGAGGCGGGGCAGGCTTACCGGTTGGTCAAGATCCATCTGCCAGCACAACAGGAGGCTGTCACCCCTCAGAGCTTCACGTTTGCTCTGAACAGAGACAAACTTCGCACGGTTCGGCGTCGAGAAGGGAGTTACCTGCTGCGCTCCAATCTCACCCGAGAACCTCCCGCTCGATTGTGGCAGTATTACATCCAACTGACCGAGATCGAACAGGCGTTCAAAGAACTCAAAGGCGACTTATCCATCCGTCCGATCTATCACCAGATCGACTCCCGCATTGAGGCCCACATCTTTGTCGCCTTTATGGCCTATTGTCTTCAGGTGACCCTCAAGCAACGACTCCGGGCGTTGGCGCCCGGGCTGACTCCCAGGGCCGTGCTGGAGAAATTTGCCGCGCTGCAAATGGTGGACGTGCATTTACCTACCACCGATGGACGCTGCTTCATCCTGCCACGCTACACGCAGCCTGATAAGGACCAGAGCCTCTTGCTATCCCAAATGAAGGTGAATCTGCCTCCACAGCCGCCACCTAAACTCACCTCAAATACCACCTTCGTCGTCCCACCGAGAAATCAGCCTGTAGTGCCGACTTTTAGGATGCGTGATCGCTAAATCAATCAGTTACCGATTTTTTTACGTCGAGTTGCGGAAGTCGGGCTAAACATCAAAGACCTTACCAACCACAATCCGTTTAAATACCCTTAACAACAAAGACAGTATCTACATATGAGTTGAAGGCTCGTCGGCCAACCCTAATGTCCGGGGTTCTAGCCGCGACTTTCTACTCCAATTCCTCGAAGCTGATGGGCTGGCCCAAGTATAGGCCCAATGCCGCGTCGGCGCGCCCCTGGTTGACGGCGATCTCGGCGAGCCCGTTCGAGTTTTCGTACCACATCGGATGCCCGACAGGAACGTCACTGAACGTTCTGGCCTTGGGCACGCTTAGTCCTGCGATTCTGATGGCGGCCTGCGGCGATACGACCGAGGCGCGCACACCGGTCATCGCGTTCCCGAAGTGGTCGAGGTAGACGATCTCATGCAGATCATCGGGCCACGTCGCATAATCGCTTAGCTCCAGAGGTTCCCATTGGGGAAATTGACCGCGGGCGAGAGTGGCGGCAACGGGCGCGTAGACATCGCGGCCGTGAAACGTCACCGAGATCACCTCGGGGCGCCAGGTGATCTTCCAGGCACGCCCGGATCCCCCGTGCTTCATCACCGCATTGAAGATGCCGTTGCCGGGACCGACAAACCATTGATCGTCGACTTGAACGACGAGCGGTGCGTCCGGGCGGCTTCCGACACCGGGATCCACGACGCATAAAAACACACTGTTCTTTGGGAATCCGTGGCGATAGGCCGCGAGCAGGTAGGCGCTGGCCCGGGGATTGTACCTCGGGGCATTGGCGAAGAGGTTGACGACCTGGACCCCAGGCGCATATTGATACAGCACGGCGAGAACCTGACCGAGGTACGGCCCTTCCATCCCGTAATCCGTCACCAACACGATCATGACAGTCGATTGTCGGAGAGGCGTAGTCTCGCTGCAACCCTCCACTCACTCCCAGGGCTGCAGATTGCGACGCTCGCCAGCGTCCCGCGGCCCGCCGCGGCGTGGAGCGGATCAGGAAGTTTTCGTGTCCTTCGCAGTGTCGGCGCCGGTCGCCTCTTGCGGCAAGGGCCGACCGACGAGCTCGACCAAGGCCATCGGAGCGCGGTCACCGTTACGGAAACCGCACTTAAGGATACGTAAATAACCACCGGGCCTCTCCCGATAACGCGGCCCGAGATCGCTAAAAAGCTTCGCGACCACCTGTTTGTCCCGCAACCGGGCAAACGCCAACCGGCGTTTCGCCATCGTGTCTTGTTTGGCAAGCGTAATCAGCGGCTCCGCGGTGCGGCGCAGTTCCTTGGCCTTGGGAACGGAGGTCTTGATAACCTCGTGCCGAAACAGCGACACCGCCATGTTCCTGAGCATCGCCTTACGATGGCTGCTATTGCGGCTAAGCTGCCGGCCGATGTTGAGATGTCGCATTCCTTAACCTCCTTCCGCTTGAACTCCGGCCGAGACTTTTTGCAAGCCGGGCGGCGGCCAATTAGCGAGCCGCATGCCGAGCGACAAGCCCCGTGTGGCTAACACATCCTTGATCTCGGTGAGTGATTTTTTCCCTAGATTCGGTGTCTTGAGCAACTCCACCTCGGTACGCTGGATGAGATCGCCGATATAGTAGATGTTCTCCGCTTTCAGGCAGTTCGCCGAGCGCACCGTCAATTCCAGATCGTCGATGGAGCGCAGCAAAATCGGGTCGATCTCCACATCCCTCGTTCCCTGCGGCGCCGGCTGCTCGCCGCCGCTGAGATCAACGAAGATCGATAACTGCTCCTGTAAAATGCCGGCCGCCCTGCGGACGGCGGTCTCGGGATCCACGGTGCCGTTGGTTTCAATCTCCATGACCAATTTATCGAGGTCGGTGCGTTGCTCGACGCGGGCATTTTGAACCTCGTAAGCGACCCGGCGAATAGGGCTAAACGAGGCGTCCAGCTTCAAGCGGCCGATCGCATGCTCTTCCTCCTCGGCGTTCATCCGGATATTCGCCGGGACATAACCCCGCCCGCGCGTGACCCGCAGCGTGAGATGGAGCTCCCCGCCCTCCATCAAGGTCGCGAGATGATGGTCCGGATTGACGATCTCGACATCATGGTCTAGGGAGATATCGCGCGCCAGCACATCGCCACGGCCCTTCTTATTAAGCGTCAACATCGCCTCGTCACGGGCGTGCATGCGTATCGCGAGGCCTTTGAGGTTCAACAAGATGTCCGTGACATCCTCCTGGACACCGGGTATCGTCGTGTATTCGTGCAATACGTTTTCGATCGTGACTTCCGTGACGGCACAGCCCGGAAGCGATGACAGCAAGACGCGCCGCAAGGCGTTTCCCAGGGTGTGCCCGAAGCCCCGGTCCAAGGGCTCCAATATCATGCGCGCACAGCGGCTGCTCACCGCTTGGACGTCGATCTGGCGTGGCTTTAATAGACTGACAGTATTTGCCAACATGCGAACTGGCCCCTCTCGGCTACTTCGAATAAAGCGCCACTACGAGCGATTCGTTGATATCCGGCGGCAGCTCGCCGCGATCCGGAACGGTTTTAAATGTCCCTTCCATTTTCTTGGGATCGACCTCGACCCACTCCGGGAATCCGTACTGTTCGGAGACGGTCAATGCGTCCTGGATCCTGACCTGAGCCCGGCCCTTCGGCGAGACGCTGATCACGTCATTGGCCCGCACCTCATAGGAAGGGATGTTGGTCGCCTTGCCGTTAACCCATATAGCCTTGTGGCTCACCAACTGCCGCGCCTCAGCCCGCGTCACCCCAAACCCCATACGGTAGACGACATTGTCCAGACGGGACTCCAGTAGCTTGAGAAGGTTTTCGCCTGTTGACCCCTTGCGGCGAGCGGCCTCCTGATAGACTTTGCGAAACTGACGTTCCAGCACCCCGTACATAATGCGCAGCTTCTGTTTCTCTCTGAGCTGCAGCGCGTAGTCCGATATGCGGCGCTGGCGACTCTCCCCATGCTGGCCCGGGGGTTTGTCTAGGTGACACTTGGTCTCGAGCGGCCGGGCGCGGCTCTTGAGCGCGAGATCGACTCCTTGACGCCGGCTTAAGCGACACGTCGGTCCGAGGTATCTGGCCATAGTCTCTCTCGTTTATACGCGGCGCCGCTTCGGCGGGCGGCATCCGTTGTGAGGAATGGGTGTGACATCAGTGATGTTGGTGATCTTGAATCCGGCCGCATTGAGCGCGCGCACCGCCGATTCCCGGCCCGGCCCAGGTCCCTTGACGTAGACCTCGAGCGTCTCGACGCCGAATTCTTTCACCGCGGTCCCGACCTTCTCGGCCGCGACTTGCGCCGCGAACGGCGTGCTCTTCCGCGAGCCCCGGAAACCGCTGGCGCCGGACGTGGACCAGCCGAGCGTATTGCCTTGCTTGTCGGTGATCGTAATAATCGTGTTGTTAAAAGAGGCATGGATATGAACCACCCCATCAACAACGAGCTTCTTCGCTCGTTTGTGCGGACGTGCACTCTTGTTGGCCATGATTATTTCCTTATCGCCTTGCGGGGTCCTTTTCGCGTTCGCGCATTGGTGCGAGTCCGCTGCCCTCGTACCGGCAAACCCCGGCGATGCCGCAGTCCACGGTAGCAGCCGAGGTCCATCAAGCGCTTGATGTTCATCGATACCTCGCGCCGGAGATCGCCTTCGACGGGGTACTTGGCTATTTCGGCGCGCAGCCCATCCAATTGTTCCTCACTCAATTCCTTTACCTTGGCCGCCGGCGGCACGCGGGCCGCTCGGCAAATTTCTAGCGCGCGATGACGCCCGATCCCGTAGATATGGGTAAGCGCAACGCTCGTATGTTTTTGTACAGGTACGTTGACGCCGGCTACGCGGGCCATCGGGAACACCTCCTAATCATCTTGATCATAGTGACACCTTTGCGCACTTAACCCTGCCTTTGCTTATGCCGTTTTTCGGTGCAGATGACACGCACGACCCCTCGGCGCCGCACAATCTTGCAATTTCGGCAAACCTTTTTTACAGACGTCCTAACTTTCATACTATTCTCTACCGCCGGCCATAGCCCTTGAGGTTCGCCTTCTTCATCAAACCTTCATACTGGTGGGACATCAAATGAGACTGCACTTGGGCCATGAAGTCCATCACCACGACGACGATGATGAGTAAGGAGGTCCCTCCGAAATAGAAAGGCACATTGAACTTCAGGATTAAAAACTCCGGAAGCAAACAGACGAGCGTCACGTAGGCCGCGCCAGCCAGCGTCAAGCGCGTCATCACCCCGTCGATATAATGCGCGGTCTGATCGCCCGGCCGAATGCCCGGGACCAAGGCCCCCGACTTCTTTAGGTTTTCCGCCGTCTCCTTGGGATTGAACACCAGCGCGGTGTAAAAAAAGCAGAAAAATATGATCCCGCCCGTGTACAGGATGACGTACAGCGGCTGACCCGGCGAGATGGCATTAGCAACGTCCGCCAACCACCCCATCCCCTGCGTGCTCCCGAACCAGCTTCCGAGCGTCGATGGAAATAGGATCAAACTCGACGCGAATATGGGAGGAATGACGCCCGACATATTGAGCTTCAGCGGTAAATGACTGGTTTGCCCGCCGTAGGTGCGCCGCCCGACTTGCCGTTTGGCGTAGTTGACGGTGATGCGGCGCTGGCCGCGTTCGACGTAGACCACGACCGCCGTCACCGCGAGAACCAGACAGAACAGCAGAACTAACGTGATGTAGTGGAGCTCGCCGATGCGGGCAAGCTCAAGCGAGCCCCCGACCGCGCTCGGCAATCCGGCGACGATACCGGCGAAAATGATCATTGAAATCCCGTTCCCGATCCCACGTTCGGTGATCTGCTCGCCGAGCCACATGAGGAACAGGGTCCCGGTCACCAAGGTCGTGACCGCGGTGACGCGAAAGCCAATGCCTGGGTTGAGCACCAAGGCCTGCGACGCGGCCTGCTGACCCTCGAGGGCGATGGCGACGCCCAGGGCTTGAAACAGCGCCAAGCCAACGGTGCCGTAGCGCGTGTATTGTGTTAGTTTACGCCGGCCGGATTCGCCTTCCTTCTTTAACTGCGCGAGCTTCGGATGGACGACTGTCAGCAACTGCACGATGATGGAGGCCGAGATATAGGGCATGATCCCGAGGGCGACGATCGAAAATCGTTCCAGCGCGCCTCCCGAGAACATGTTAAACATGTCCAGGATCGTGCCGCGCTGCTCATTGAAGAGCTGCGCCA
It contains:
- a CDS encoding SAM-dependent chlorinase/fluorinase; translated protein: MIVLVTDYGMEGPYLGQVLAVLYQYAPGVQVVNLFANAPRYNPRASAYLLAAYRHGFPKNSVFLCVVDPGVGSRPDAPLVVQVDDQWFVGPGNGIFNAVMKHGGSGRAWKITWRPEVISVTFHGRDVYAPVAATLARGQFPQWEPLELSDYATWPDDLHEIVYLDHFGNAMTGVRASVVSPQAAIRIAGLSVPKARTFSDVPVGHPMWYENSNGLAEIAVNQGRADAALGLYLGQPISFEELE
- the rplQ gene encoding 50S ribosomal protein L17; protein product: MRHLNIGRQLSRNSSHRKAMLRNMAVSLFRHEVIKTSVPKAKELRRTAEPLITLAKQDTMAKRRLAFARLRDKQVVAKLFSDLGPRYRERPGGYLRILKCGFRNGDRAPMALVELVGRPLPQEATGADTAKDTKTS
- the rpoA gene encoding DNA-directed RNA polymerase subunit alpha, with translation MLANTVSLLKPRQIDVQAVSSRCARMILEPLDRGFGHTLGNALRRVLLSSLPGCAVTEVTIENVLHEYTTIPGVQEDVTDILLNLKGLAIRMHARDEAMLTLNKKGRGDVLARDISLDHDVEIVNPDHHLATLMEGGELHLTLRVTRGRGYVPANIRMNAEEEEHAIGRLKLDASFSPIRRVAYEVQNARVEQRTDLDKLVMEIETNGTVDPETAVRRAAGILQEQLSIFVDLSGGEQPAPQGTRDVEIDPILLRSIDDLELTVRSANCLKAENIYYIGDLIQRTEVELLKTPNLGKKSLTEIKDVLATRGLSLGMRLANWPPPGLQKVSAGVQAEGG
- the rpsD gene encoding 30S ribosomal protein S4 encodes the protein MARYLGPTCRLSRRQGVDLALKSRARPLETKCHLDKPPGQHGESRQRRISDYALQLREKQKLRIMYGVLERQFRKVYQEAARRKGSTGENLLKLLESRLDNVVYRMGFGVTRAEARQLVSHKAIWVNGKATNIPSYEVRANDVISVSPKGRAQVRIQDALTVSEQYGFPEWVEVDPKKMEGTFKTVPDRGELPPDINESLVVALYSK
- the rpsK gene encoding 30S ribosomal protein S11, with translation MANKSARPHKRAKKLVVDGVVHIHASFNNTIITITDKQGNTLGWSTSGASGFRGSRKSTPFAAQVAAEKVGTAVKEFGVETLEVYVKGPGPGRESAVRALNAAGFKITNITDVTPIPHNGCRPPKRRRV
- the rpsM gene encoding 30S ribosomal protein S13 — translated: MARVAGVNVPVQKHTSVALTHIYGIGRHRALEICRAARVPPAAKVKELSEEQLDGLRAEIAKYPVEGDLRREVSMNIKRLMDLGCYRGLRHRRGLPVRGQRTRTNARTRKGPRKAIRK
- the rpmJ gene encoding 50S ribosomal protein L36; this translates as MKVRTSVKKVCRNCKIVRRRGVVRVICTEKRHKQRQG
- the secY gene encoding preprotein translocase subunit SecY, translating into MAVTRPLGSGALGGFGQLSELRQRAFFLLGALIVFRITTHIPVPGINPIALAQLFNEQRGTILDMFNMFSGGALERFSIVALGIMPYISASIIVQLLTVVHPKLAQLKKEGESGRRKLTQYTRYGTVGLALFQALGVAIALEGQQAASQALVLNPGIGFRVTAVTTLVTGTLFLMWLGEQITERGIGNGISMIIFAGIVAGLPSAVGGSLELARIGELHYITLVLLFCLVLAVTAVVVYVERGQRRITVNYAKRQVGRRTYGGQTSHLPLKLNMSGVIPPIFASSLILFPSTLGSWFGSTQGMGWLADVANAISPGQPLYVILYTGGIIFFCFFYTALVFNPKETAENLKKSGALVPGIRPGDQTAHYIDGVMTRLTLAGAAYVTLVCLLPEFLILKFNVPFYFGGTSLLIIVVVVMDFMAQVQSHLMSHQYEGLMKKANLKGYGRR